From the Roseateles sp. XES5 genome, one window contains:
- a CDS encoding ABC transporter substrate-binding protein, which produces MTSSHIRSLAAFGALLAAGVANPGQASAKDLTLCWAAWDPANALVELSKDFEAKSGIKMKFEFVPWPNFADRMLNELNSGGKLCDLMIGDSQWIGGAAENGQYVKLNDFFDKEGIKMSDFIPATVVGYAEWPKNSPNYWALPAFGDVVGWSYRKDWFARPELQAEFKEKYGRDLAVPKTFGELKDIAQFFQKREIDGKTVYGAAIYTERGSEGITMGVMDVLYSFGFKYENPDKPYELEGYVNSADAVKGLEFYKELYDCCTPPGHSDAYMSEDIDAYKSGQVALHMNFAFTWPGINADANVGGEKSGYFANPAGPDGAAYAQLGGQGISVVSSSEKQEDALAYIKWFAQPEIQQKWWQMGGYSALLKVVEDPGFATSQPYAQTFLDSMAIVQDFWAEPSYASLLQAAQKRFHDYVVAGQGSAQDALDGLVKDWTQVFDDEGKY; this is translated from the coding sequence ATGACATCTAGCCATATCAGATCACTCGCCGCATTCGGTGCGCTTCTGGCCGCCGGCGTCGCCAATCCGGGGCAGGCCAGCGCCAAGGACTTGACGCTGTGCTGGGCCGCCTGGGATCCGGCCAATGCGCTCGTCGAGCTCAGCAAGGATTTCGAGGCCAAGAGCGGCATCAAGATGAAGTTCGAATTCGTGCCGTGGCCGAATTTCGCCGACCGCATGCTCAATGAGCTCAACTCCGGCGGCAAGCTCTGCGACCTGATGATCGGCGACAGCCAGTGGATCGGCGGCGCGGCCGAGAACGGCCAGTACGTCAAGCTCAACGATTTCTTCGACAAGGAAGGGATCAAGATGAGCGACTTCATTCCGGCGACCGTCGTCGGCTATGCCGAATGGCCGAAGAACTCGCCGAACTACTGGGCGCTGCCCGCCTTCGGCGACGTCGTCGGCTGGAGCTACCGCAAGGACTGGTTCGCCCGCCCGGAGCTGCAGGCGGAATTCAAGGAGAAGTACGGCCGTGACCTTGCCGTGCCGAAGACCTTCGGCGAACTGAAGGACATCGCGCAGTTCTTCCAGAAGCGCGAGATCGACGGCAAGACGGTCTATGGCGCGGCGATCTACACGGAGCGCGGCTCCGAGGGCATCACCATGGGTGTCATGGACGTGCTCTACAGCTTCGGCTTCAAATACGAAAATCCGGACAAGCCCTACGAACTGGAAGGCTATGTCAATTCGGCGGACGCGGTGAAGGGCCTGGAGTTCTACAAGGAACTCTACGATTGCTGCACGCCGCCCGGTCATTCGGACGCCTACATGTCCGAGGACATCGACGCCTACAAGTCGGGCCAGGTCGCGCTGCACATGAACTTCGCCTTCACCTGGCCGGGCATCAATGCCGACGCCAATGTCGGCGGCGAGAAATCCGGTTACTTCGCCAACCCGGCAGGTCCCGATGGCGCGGCCTATGCGCAGCTCGGCGGCCAGGGCATTTCGGTCGTCTCCTCCTCGGAGAAGCAGGAGGATGCGCTCGCCTACATCAAGTGGTTCGCCCAGCCGGAAATCCAGCAGAAATGGTGGCAGATGGGCGGCTACTCGGCGCTGCTGAAGGTCGTCGAGGATCCGGGCTTTGCGACCAGCCAGCCCTATGCGCAGACCTTCCTCGATTCCATGGCCATCGTGCAGGATTTCTGGGCCGAGCCGAGCTACGCCTCGTTGCTGCAGGCGGCGCAGAAACGCTTCCATGACTATGTCGTCGCCGGCCAGGGTTCGGCGCAGGATGCGCTCGACGGTCTCGTCAAGGACTGGACGCAGGTCTTCGACGACGAAGGCAAGTACTGA